Genomic DNA from Panulirus ornatus isolate Po-2019 chromosome 9, ASM3632096v1, whole genome shotgun sequence:
ACAGATGCAGTTAGTATCAAACTTGTTTTCATTCAACATTGATTTCAACAGTTTTGTCTACATCAGACGTAGCAGCTGTCTGTATTACTCTCTACCTAAGACCCAACAGCTCTTTGTATTACTCTTGACATCAGACGTAGCAAATGTCAATATCACCGTTTACAACAGACGTAGCAACTGTCCGTATCATACGTATTGATGTAGACGTGTGCATTGTCTGGCATTACAATCTCGGCAGCGACACTATGAACACCTTACCTGCCCAAGACTGAAGAGAGAGTCCATGTTTGAAGGATCATGTGAGGAGTTGAATCTTTGTCCTGTATCATACCTTGGATAGAACTCTACCAAACACATGCAAACGCCCAAATGTTTTCCCCTCTGTGTGTTTTGGTAAAATGGGCATTTGATTTACGAGATACTGTGAATGGGATTACTTGGAGGTTGATAACCGGTTTACCACAGAAAGCATCTGCTTATCATGTAACATAGTCGGATTCAATAGAGTTTGCACAACTTTACAAACATTGAGGTTTCGTTatgtaaatgtatttcaatttctaaaagaggaaacaggagtcaagctgtgagtgctcatcctcctcgaaggttcagattgggatgtctgaatgtgtatgaatataaccaagatgagaagaaaggagagataggtatgtatgtttgaggaaagaaacctggatgttctggctctgagtgaaacgaagctcaagagtaaaggggaagaatatttTGGAAacgtctcgggagtaaagtcaggagttgatatgaggataagagctaaggaaggagtagcactactcctgaagcaggggttgtgagggtgtgtgatggggggTGTAAGGAAGTATAATCTAGatcgatgtgggtaaaactgaaagaggatggcgagagatgggtgattattggtgcttatgcacctgattatgagaggaaagatcatgagaggcaagtgttttgggagaagctgagtgggtgtgtcagcagttttggtgcacaagactgggtattaatgatgggCAATTTAAATGCGAAAGATGattaatgtggcacttgaggtaTAATTGGTAcgcattgggtattcagtgttgtgagtggAAATGGGTTacagcttgtgaatttgtgtccTGAAAACTGGTGGTTGGGATTACCTggttaggaaatatatatatatatatatatatatatatatatatatatatatatatatatatatatatatatatatatgtacacacacacacacacacacacacacacacacaagtatacgtatgtgagtaggacagACGCTCAAAgggtattattagattacgtattaattgattggTGTGTGAGATAGAGAttattggatgtaaatgtgctgagaggggcagctggagggatgtcagatcactatcttgaggaggcgaaggtgaagatttgtagaggttttttaaaaaagaggagagaatgtagaagagaagagagtggtgagagtaagtgagcttggtaaggagacttgtgagaagaaataccaggaaagattgaatgtagaatggcaaaaggtgagagcaaatgaagtgaggggagttggtgaggaatgggaggtatttagggaagcagtgatggcatgtgcaagagatgcatgtagcatgagaaaggtgggaggtggcagattagaaagggtaatgtttggtgggttgaagaagtaaagttaataatgaaagagataagaaagacgtttggacgatacttactaGGAAAGTgtacgaatgactgggagatgtataagagaaagcggctggagggatatgttgctatatatatatatatatatatatgcataatgatGCTGCTCATAGATCATCTGTATAACAGTGTATATTATCACCatgaatgatatacatacatgaatggaATGCATGATATTTGGGGTCAGCGTCGCCATGGAAGTCCCCATCTTTCCCTGGCATCGTCTTAGTAGGTTTCTGGCCTGTCCCTTCCCCTGCCTGGGTCGTTGCGCTGGGCGTAGTAGGACGAGGTGAGGTTGTCTGAGGACACCGAGGATCTGTTGATCGAGGCCCACACTGGAGGGGAACGGGTGTCTCCGGACATCTTGGGTCGCCGGTGCCAGGGATGCATACCGGAGAGGAAGGAGTCACACATCGAGGATCTTTCGAACCAGGAGCACAGGAGACGGGGACAGCAGGTGTGCTGGGCTGACAGTTGGGGTCCCTTGACCCAGGGAGACAGAAGAACGGAACAGTAGGACGAGAAGTAGTTGTCTGAAGACAACGTGGGTCATAagatcctggcctgcaggtgtatggcgtggttggtcgaggaggtcgtggtgttgttggccgaggacaacgtgggtccgtagatcctggcctgcaggtgtaTGGCGTGGTTGGTCTAGGAGGTCGTGGTGTTGTTGGCCGAGGACAAcgtgggtcagtagatcctggcctgcaggtgtatggcgtagttggtcgaggaggtcgtggtgtAGTTGGCCGAGGACAAcgtgggtcagtagatcctggcctgcaggtgtatggcgtagttggtcgaggaggtcgtggtgttgttggccgaggacaacgtgggtcagtagatcctggcctgcaggtgtatggcgtagttggtcgaggaggtcgtggtgttgtTGGGCGAGGACAACGTGGGTCCGTAGATCCTGGTCTGCAGGTGTATGGCGTAGTTGGTCGCGGTGGACGTGGTGTTGTAGGCCGAGGACAAcgtgggtcagtagatcctggcctgcaggtgtatggcgtggttggtcgaggaggtcgtggtgttgttggccgaggacaacgtgggtccgtagatcctggcctgcaggtgtatggcgtggttggtcgaggaggtcgtggtgtAGTTGGCCGGGGACAAcgtgggtcagtagatcctggcTTGCAGGTGTATGGGGTGGTTGGTCGAGGAGGACGTGGTGTTGTTGGCCGAGGACAACGAGGATCAGTAGAGCCTGGCCTGCAGGTGTATGGCGTGGTTGgtcgaggaggtcgtggtgttgttggccgaggacaacgtgggtccgtagatcctggcctgcaggtgtatggtgtagttggtcgaggaggtcgtggtgtAGTTGGCCGAGGACAACGAGGATCAGTAGAACCTGGCCTGCAGGTGTATGGCGTGGTTGgtcgaggaggtcgtggtgttgtaggctgaggacaacgtgggtcagtagatcctggcctgcaggtgtaTGGCGTAGTTGGTCGAGGAGGTCGTGGAGTTGTTGGCCGAGGACAAcgtgggtcagtagatcctggccTGCAGTAGAATGGCGTGGTTGGTCGAGGAGGTCGTGATGTTGTAGGCTGAGGACAACGTGGGTCAGCAGTACCAGGGGCACAGAagaatggtggcagtgttggtttaGGTGTTGTTTGCGGACACTGGGGATCCCTTgatcctggcctgcaggtgtatggcgtggttggtcgaggaggtcgtggtgttgtTGGCCGAGGACAACGTGGGTCCGTAGATCCTGGCCTGCAGTAGAATGGCGTGGTTGGAGGTCGTGTTGTAGTTGGGCGGGGACAAcgtgggtcagtagatcctggcctgcaggtgtatggcgtagttggtcgaggaggtcgtggtgttgttgggcgaggacaacgtgggtcagtagatcctggcctgcaggtgtatggcgtggttggtcgtggaggtcgtggtgttgttggccgaggacaacgtgggtcagtagatcctggcctgcaggtgtaTGGCGTGGTTGGTCTGGGAGGTCGTGGTGTTGTTGGCCGAGGACAAcgtgggtcagtagatcctggcctgcaggtgtatggcgtagttggtcgaggaggtcgtggtgttgtTGGCTGAGGACAACGAGGATCAGTAGATCCTGGTGTACAGTAGAATGGCGTGGTTGGAGGTCGTGGTGTAGTTGGGCGAGGACAAcgtgggtcagtagatcctggcctgcaggtATATGGCGTGGTTGgtcgaggaggtcgtggtgtAGTTGGCCGAGGACAACGAgggtcagtagatcctggcctgcaggtgtatggcgtagttggtcgaggaggtcgtggtgttgtTGGCTGAGGACAACGAGGATCAGTAGATCCTGGCCTACAGTAAAATGGCGTGGTTGGAGGTTTTGGTGTTGTTGGGCGGGGACAAcgtgggtcagtagatcctggcctacatgtgtatggtgtggttggtcgaggaggtcgtggtgttgttggccgaggacaacgtgggtcagtagatcctggcctgcaggtATATGGCGTAGTTGGTCGAGGGGGTCGTGGTGTTGTTGGCTGAGGACAAcgtgggtcagtagatcctggcctgcaggtgtaTGGCGTAGTTGGTCTAGGAGGTCGTGGTGTTGTTGGGCGAGGACAAcgtgggtcagtagatcctggcctgcaggtgtatggcgtagttggtcgaggaggtcgtggtgttgaTGGGCGAGGACAACGAgggtcagtagatcctggccTGCAAGTGTATGGCGTGGTTGgtcgaggaggtcgtggtgtCGTTGGCCGAGGACAAcgtgggtcagtagatcctggTCTGCAGGTGTATGGCGTGGTTGGTCGAGGAGGCCGTGGTGTTGTAGGCTGAGGACAAcgtgggtcagtagatcctggcctgcaggtgtaTGGCGTGGTTGGTCGAGGAGGTCGAGGTGTTGTTGGCCGAGGACAACGAGGATCAGTAGAACCTGGCCTGCAGGTGTACGGCGTGGTTGgtcgaggaggtcgtggtgttgtaggctgaggacaacgtgggtcagtagatcctggcctgcaggtgtacggcgtggttggtcgaggaggtcgtggtgttgtAGGCTGAGGACAACGTGGGTCAGTAGTACCAGGGACACAGAagaatggtggcagtgttggtttaGGTGTTGTTTGCGGACACTGGGGATCCCTTgatcctggcctgcaggtgtatggcgtggttggtcgaggaggtcgtggtgttgttggccgaggacaacgtgggtcagtagatcctggcctgcaggtgtatggcgtggttggtcgaggaggtcgtggtgttgttggtcgaggacaacgtgggtcagtagatcctggcctgcaggtATATGGCGTGGTTGGCcgaggaggtcgtggtgttgtTGGCTTAGGACAACGTGGGTCCGTAGATCCTGGCCTGCAGTAGAATGGCGTGGTTGGAGGTCGTGGTGTTGTTGGCTGAGGGCAAcgtgggtcagtagatcctggccTGCAGTAGAATGGCGTGGTTGGAGGTCGTGGTGTTGTTGGCTGAGGGCAAcgtgggtcagtagatcctggcctgcaggtgtatggcgtagttggtcgaggaggtcgtggtgtCGTTGGTTGAGGACAAcgtgggtcagtagatcctggccTGCAGTAGAATGGCGTGGTTGGAGGTCTTGGTGTTGTTGGCTGAGGACAGcgtgggtcagtagatcctggcctgcaggtgtatggcgtagttggtcgaggaggtcgtggtgttgtTGGACGTGGACAAcgtgggtcagtagatcctggccTGCAATAGAATGGCGTGGTTGGAGGTCGTGGTGTTGATGGGCGAGGACAAcgtgggtcagtagatcctggcctgcaggtgtatggcgtggttggtcgaggaggtcgtggtgttgttggctgaggacaacgtgggtcagtagatcctggcctgcaggtgtatggcgtagttggtcgaggaggtcgtggtgttgttggccgaggacaacgtgggtcagtagatcctggccTGCAGTAGAATGGCGTGGTTGGTCGAGGAGGTCGTGATGTTGTAGGCTGAGGACAAcgtgggtcagtagatcctggccTGCAGTAGAATGGCGTGGTTGgtcgaggaggtcgtggtgttgtAGGCTGAGGACAACGTGGGTCAGCAGTACCAGGGGCACAGAagaatggtggcagtgttggtttaGGTGTTGTTTGCGGACACTGGGGATCCCTTgatcctggcctgcaggtgtatggcgtggttggtcgaggaggtcgtggtgttgttggccgaggacaacgtgggtcagtagatcctggcctgcaggtgtatggcgtggttggtcgaggaggtcgtggtgtAGTTGGCCGAGGACAAcgtgggtcagtagatcctggccTGCAGTAGAATGGCGTGGTTGGA
This window encodes:
- the LOC139750340 gene encoding uncharacterized protein, whose product is MRLLLLLLVIKLAAGQLAVTNEVELVPGMANMPQITSLDVQCEKSGMTVNVQFSLPFNGVIFSKGHFSNPACRYVEPDTGQRAYKFTVPMEDCGTAATERDDTTVSNIVIFQMDPTVQEVWDTAKKLSCVWTSNYNKAVNFEPLQVSMLEVVQTQFVGDDVKCWMDIQRGTYPNTRPLEGIMPIGESLTVMVYLKESERRLDVAVRDCWAYGDPDFEDPDTPSLQLTADNGCPTRMKLMHFWARTYDTFDTGATLITYTNMSAFKFPDRMQVFLTCNVQICRDRCEDRCLGEPSEPVTFITPHEVIKVTTPFPPTRPPPPPPYCRPGSKDPRCRPGKVKPVCLPGSKDPACRPTIPPRPACYPGSPDPACRRPTVRPPVVQEPTCFPGSKDPRCPQTTTKPTLPPFFCTPGSTDPRCPRPTTPRPPTTPFYCRPGSTDPRCPRPTTPRPPTTPFYCRPGSTDPRCPRPTTPRPPRPTTPYTCRPGSTDPRCPRPTTPRPPRPTTPYTCRPGSTDPRCPRPTTPRPPTTPFYCRPGSTDPRCPRPTTPRPPRPTTPYTCRPGSTDPRCPRPTTPRPPRPTTPYTCRPGSTDPRCPRPTTPRPPRPTTPYTCRPGSTDPRCPRPTTPRPPRPTTPFYCRPGSTDPRCPQPTTPRPPRPTTPYTCRPGSTDPRCPQPTTPRPPRPTTPFYCRPGSYDPRCPRPTTPRPPRPTTPFTCRPGSTDPRCPRPTTPRPPRPTTPYTCRPGSTDPRCPQPTTTRPPTTPFYCRPGSTDPRCPRPTTPRPPPTTPFTCRPGSTDPRCPRPTTTRPPTTPFYCRPGSTDPRCPRPTTTRPPTTPFTCRPGSTDPRCPQPTTTRPPTTPFYCRPGSTDPRCPRPTTTRPPTTPFTCRPGSTDPRCPQPTTTRPPTTPFYCRPGSTDPRCPRPTTTRPPTTPFYCRPGSTDPRCPRPTTTRPPTTPFYCRPGSTDPRCPKPTTPRPPRPTTPYTCRPGSTDPRCPRPTTPRPPTTPFYCRPGSTDPRCPQPTTPRPPRPTTPYTCRPGSTDPRCPRPTTPRPPTTPFYCRPGSTDPRCPRPTTPRPPRPTTPYTCRPGSTDPRCPQPTTPRPPRPTTPYTCTPGSTDPRCPRPTTPRPPRPTTPYTCRPGSTDPRCPKPTTPRPPTTPFYCRPGSTDPRCPQPTTPRPPRPTTPYTCRPGSTDPRCPRPTTPRPPRPTTPYTCRPGSTDPRCPKPTTPRPPTTPFYCRPGSTDPRCPRPTTPRPPRPTTPYTCRPGSTDPRCPRPTTPRPPRPTTPYTCRPGSRDPQCPQTTPKPTLPPFFCAPGTADPRCPQPTTPRPPRPTTPFYCRPGSTDPRCPQPTTSRPPRPTTPFYCRPGSTDPRCPRPTTPRPPRPTTPYTCRPGSTDPRCPQPTTPRPPRPTTPYTCRPGSTDPRCPRPSTPRPPTTPFYCRPGSTDPRCPRPTTPRPPRPTTPYTCRPGSTDPRCPQPTTPRPPTTPFYCRPGSTDPRCPQPTTPRPPRPTTPYTCRPGSTDPRCPQPTTPRPPTTPFYCRPGSTDPRCPQPTTPRPPTTPFYCRPGSTDPRCPKPTTPRPPRPTTPYTCRPGSTDPRCPRPTTPRPPRPTTPYTCRPGSTDPRCPRPTTPRPPRPTTPYTCRPGSRDPQCPQTTPKPTLPPFFCVPGTTDPRCPQPTTPRPPRPTTPYTCRPGSTDPRCPQPTTPRPPRPTTPYTCRPGSTDPRCPRPTTPRPPRPTTPYTCRPGSTDPRCPQPTTPRPPRPTTPYTCRPGSTDPRCPRPTTPRPPRPTTPYTCRPGSTDPRCPRPSTPRPPRPTTPYTCRPGSTDPRCPRPTTPRPPRPTTPYTCRPGSTDPRCPQPTTPRPPRPTTPYTCRPGSTDPRCPRPTTPRPPRPTTPYTCRPGSTDPRCPRPTTPKPPTTPFYCRPGSTDPRCPQPTTPRPPRPTTPYTCRPGSTDPRCPRPTTPRPPRPTTPYTCRPGSTDPRCPRPTTPRPPTTPFYCTPGSTDPRCPQPTTPRPPRPTTPYTCRPGSTDPRCPRPTTPRPPRPTTPYTCRPGSTDPRCPRPTTPRPPRPTTPYTCRPGSTDPRCPRPTTPRPPRPTTPYTCRPGSTDPRCPRPTTTRPPTTPFYCRPGSTDPRCPRPTTPRPPRPTTPYTCRPGSRDPQCPQTTPKPTLPPFFCAPGTADPRCPQPTTSRPPRPTTPFYCRPGSTDPRCPRPTTPRPPRPTTPYTCRPGSTDPRCPQPTTPRPPRPTTPYTCRPGSTDPRCPRPTTPRPPRPTTPYTCRPGSTDPRCPRPTTPRPPRPTTPYTCRPGSTDPRCPRPTTPRPPRPTTPYTCKPGSTDPRCPRPTTPRPPRPTTPYTCRPGSTDPRCPRPTTPRPPRPTTPYTCRPGSTDPRCPRPTTPRPPRPTTPYTCRPGSTDPRCPRPTTPRPPRPTTPYTCRPGSTDPRCPRPTTPRPPRPTTPYTCRPGSTDPRCPRPTTPRPPRPTTPYTCRPGSTDPRCPRPTTPRPPRPTTPYTCRPGSTDPRCPRPTTPRPPRPTTPYTCRPGSYDPRCLQTTTSRPTVPFFCLPGSRDPNCQPSTPAVPVSCAPGSKDPRCVTPSSPVCIPGTGDPRCPETPVPLQCGPRSTDPRCPQTTSPRPTTPSATTQAGEGTGQKPTKTMPGKDGDFHGDADPKYHAFHSWLYLPPPRPRSHAGRGRRSIGEGESMMVSVAAQQLVTAPVVESSPVTVDPEGDNLLVKVTDSGRVVLPLREARPLIEDVPLDYGTSHAKALVRNERSAAEEDEAADLGYSSPRTTEDVASWWKSGTSALLLSLMAVGALVGVAAAARALVARRQGKDTLVLTA